The region AACTTTCTTTAGAATTTCAGGGGCAACGAGCTTCATTCTTCTCCTGAAGGACGGAGATGAAAAAGCTCAACCCTCCGTAGGTTTTGATGATTCAAGTCTCCACTCGTCTAAAGTCAAAAGCAAATGTATCAGTAAGTTTATATGGAGAAGACGGAAGATCTCAGCACTAAAATGCgtccttttaaatgaaaacgTGCGTATTTGGTGAATACACTTGGCGATTCAAATCTTTAAGCACTTTAAGTCTGGCCCCTGATTTTTCCTAAAAGTCtgcagaaataataataataggaataataattaaaaaagcaTTCCTTAATCAAGGCTTGGGCTGGTTGGACATCTGGAACGTCAAACATTAGCAAGGAAATCAAAGTGCATCAACAGGTCCGAGGTGAGCCGGCCCCTCATTCACACAGCTTTGGTGTAACCTTAATGACAACACTGTCTGTTCCAATCAGCTCAGCGCTGCTCCAACATCCATTTTTCAAACTTTATGACAGTTTTAATTGTTGCCACCTGCTGCCTGATCGACCTGCTCAACAGCCACTTTGACTCACATGTGTGGACGCAGACAAAGAAGTCTATTAGGTACAACTTGGCTCTGCTGCTGAGGTCACTTGGGCATTAAATTAGTTCCAGCCCGtctcccctcccacacacacacacacacacacacacatacacacactgctGCATTATTGGGGGAATTCTTATCCTCTTATCCTCATTTCTGGTGTACGACAGAGTTTAAAGGGGGGTAACGAACACAGTTTTTGGCACCACCCATTTGTTTTACAGACAACTGTGGTTTTACaactaattaaataataaaaaaagtatCTTGTACTATGACATGAAAACTAAACATTCCAGCCGAGGAGTAAATCGGTCTCACACAACCGGAACTCTGCAGGTTTTCTATCCACATATCAGGTTCCAAAAtgaaatgcacagagaaaagtGACTCTGGGGGCTGAAACCTAAAATTCACTTCAAATCATGCACTCAAAACGAATCAAACATTGGCAGGAATCATTTTAGCACTTGGTTTTGAAGCCCGCTCATAAGGCAGCCTTTTAAACGTGCGCGCTGCAGCACACACGTGCCCCCCAGGGCAGACAGCAGTCCAGCTTCACGCTACCTTCCtgcaccacagaagaagcagCCTGCGGCCTTGGTAACCTCCTATTTCTACTGGCACTGATCATATGGTGAGAAGAATATGGTGGAATCAGACCACTGTTTAAAAGGCCGGCGAGCACCTGAGCGCACGTGAGCGTTTAGTAACGAGGTATTacccctccagcaggtccatgGTGGAGGTGGCCACCTCGGCGTACAGCAGGGTGTGGCCCAACACGTCTGTCTTCAGGTTCTTGCTGTACGTCTCCAGACAGAAGTGAGGGAGCTCCTGCGGCTCATCAGCAGCCACCACCAGAGCCAATTGGCCGTCGGGACGCACGCTCCCAGCCTGGAGCTCAGACCCTGACACCATTCTTAGAGAAGCCTTGGAAAAGGTCAGGAGGCCATTCTGATCGACTCGGCTCTTCAACCATTCCAGAAAACTGGCCTTGGCGCCCTGCACAAGGGGAAAACGCCGCTTTAAAATGTGCTGTGCAAAGAAAGGCATCAAAAAAGGAGCAACATTCATAAATGATTCAACTTTACCCAACTTCTGGATGGTTTTGAGGTCAGAAGGACGTGTTTAGATGTTCATCAAGTCTTATATTTGATCATATGTCCTCTCAAAGTTATATTAGGAAGGGAGGGAACACTAGTTTGTATTATTAGTActcagaggaaaatgaaattTTTAAATATAGAGAACAAATTCCCTTTTTCCTACTGGTGGCTTGATGGTTGTCCAGCTTTttggttgtttatttatttgagtcCTTTTTCCCTTCAGCTGCATCCACAAAGACCTAAGTGCTTAAAAACCAGCTGCACTATTTTCTGAACTTGGAACATTAATTTTTAAGATGATAACAATGCAGAAACCTCAAGCCAATAACATTATTTATGTATAACCTGCAGACACAGTTTAGCATCAGCTGACCAGCCACGTTGGGTCTAAATGCTAAAATCTTCTATATGGAAAAATGATCTGCCAATTTAACGGTTAGCTGCAGGTAATGTGAAGAGGAGAGCCGAACCAGCCGACACAAGCTCAAGCACACAGCTACAAAACAGTCTGGAAACAATTGAGCAGCCTCTAATTTTAATCAACCTGCTACATGACTTTGAGAACATGGCTGTGGCAGCGGGGACAAAGGTCAAACATTTGTCCAAACAGAgaccaaagaaaacaaaaagcaatCTGGGCAAGGCTGCTACGGGAGCCCAGactctgtaaaaataaaataaaacagccaaCTTTAGACACCAGGCAACTGTCTGAGTGCTGACATGAGGGAATTCAGGTTTTAAAGAATGATCGTTCATGTTTTAGCTTCTTAAATCGGCGCTctggcgccccctacaggcctGTTCCGAGCACCTGCTCACGCATTCATTTGaacttctttttttacttttaacacTCAGAGATAAATGCTCGTGTGTCTCAAACTGGGAAAAGGCATGAAGACATATGCCTGCACAGCATATAAATCTATAATGAAGATAATCACCCTGTCTAACCAAACAACAATCCGGTGACTGTAAAGTGACCCTGAAGCCCGATGAGAAGTTCTAACCTCACCTGATCGGTGGCCAGGAGGTGCACCGGGCTGAGAGGTGGGACCGCGGTTTTCTTGCAGCTGATGTCCAGAGAAGTGAGGATCTCTGTTAACACTTCATATCGCAAAGCGTTGCTGACCTTCAGCTTATTAAAACCTTCTGATGCCAACTGCTGGGAATCTGGGGAAATCTCCAGGTGGACCTTCGGAGAAGGAGCAAAGAGCATTTGAAATATTGAGTTTGACAACAAAAATCTCAAAACGTCCTTACAATTATTGTATTTTATGGTCAATTGcattattaataaataaatatagattTCTGCTAATAGACATAGACCACACTTATGCATCTTTAAAGGACAATAAACATTTACTAAACGGACATTTAATTGTTTTCCAAATCTGAGATTTAATAACAGTACAAGATGTCGGTTTGGTGTATACGGGGGTGTCTGACGTCCTGTTATGCTGTTATATTCTCGTCTCTTGAATAAACACGTGTCTTTACCTGACAGAGGACGGCCTCTCCACCATCCTCTTCGTGGGTAACCCTGACGATAACCATATCTCTCTGATGGAGGACGTCTGATTTAAGCTCCCCCCACAGCTCCACTTCACCTCCTCCCTGAATATCTCTCACGTAGACTTTATCACTCGCCAACAGATGAAGTTCCAGCTCCACGCTGTCCTCCCTGGTAAACGCTAGCGTGCGGATCTGCTTTTGTGGCCTCTGCCGGCCCTCCAGACAGATGCCCGCGGGACAGAGGCTGGAAGCTAATCCCAGGACCCTGCCACCCTTGCTGAGGTAGGTGAGGAAGCAGGCCTGAAGCTGGGGTGTCAAGGGTTCCTCCTCTGCCAGGACCAAGAGCCTGGTGTTTTCCGCCCAGGGATCAGTGAGCacctgctgggggaggaggtggtaTATAATATTGTTCTCCATGTTTATACACTCTGACAAAAGTCGGGACACTGTCTGAAAGCGTTCCTGGGAGCCAGCAGTGTACACCAACACGTTTGGTGGTTTACGGCTGTGGTCGAACAACCCTCCCACATTGTGGTCCGCCTCGGTCTCACCCACACTGTTCACTTCTGAGTTATCGTCGGGAAGGTCAGGAATGTTTTCAACGGACGCGTATTTGACAGAGAGAATGGTGCTGTTCTCCAGCTCTAAGCATTCGTGGCAGctggagagatggagatggtGTCCATGGCCCTCCATGTGGTGATGAGTCCCCAAGGAACGGTCCTCTGTGTCACTGACTGGTCCTGGCAGATCCTGGCAGCTACAGACCGGTGCAGACCCCCGCCTCCTGTTGGCCTCTTGGCCAAGAAAGCGGCCTTTATGACACAGAGGGAGCCGGTGATCAGCTGCCAAGGAAGCAGGCAAAGGCTCAGCAGCACAGGGCCCAGCCAGAGGTCCACACGGCCATTCGGACGTCTTTGAGGCTGGCTGACTTTGCTTTTCCAGCACCGCACTGGGAGAGGGCTCCAGGAGACGCACCGCTACCAACAGAAAGGACAAAGCCTGAATACAAACTatggacttttcttttttaaacagcaAACAAGAGTAAACAATTAAATACACCGAATAATGGGGAGAAATACTCAAGGCCATTGTTGGTTTTTGGTTTGTAGGGAACTTTCCCTCCAAAATAAACCTCAATATCCAAATGCCATTTTTGGAGGCTCACGTTATAAAAAGGAAGCAAGAGGCGGAAATTCCGAGTTACAAGGAAAATTCTCAAACAAGTAAACTGAAGTTATTCTGTTTGTCTGTGAAGAAATACAGACAAAACTGAGGCTTAACTTAAAgccctgtctgtgtgtgtgtgtgtgtgtgtgtgtgtgtgtgtgtgtgtggcgagcTCACTGTGATGGTGAATAAATACACTGAAAGGGCTGAAAGGATCCACCAGACTCCAAATGCAATTCAACAGCTGGAGTGAGACATGAGATCAACACTCTCAGCTAGTTCTGCACATTTGGTCACTTTAGAAATTGTTCAGCTGATCAGAAGATAAacttgattaaaaagaaaagaattgtgTGCTGGGAGTGAGATGCAGGCCTTTGACCACTGAAAGTAACGTACGGACTATCTTTGAGGGAACAAGTCCATCGTCCAGATGAAGGCGGTCTTCAATGAAAGCGACACCCAGCAGACTGAAGTTCTCCAGGCTCGTCTGAGCAACCACCCTGAATGGTTGACTGGGACTATAAGCCAGAGGTAGACAGTAGTCAGACCACTTCAGCACCTGTATGAAGCACACACACCAGTTAGATCGAACCTGATTCTCCTTGAGAAATGGTACAGGATTATTCTGTCCTCCAAACTCGCGGATTAGGAAATCTATTCAGAAGCACTAGACCACATACTGCTAGAAAAACACATGTAGTTCTCTATAAAAACTGACTGTACAAAATAACAGAGAAAGAGCTGATTATGATGATAGAATCTGAAATTATTGTATTGGTAGTTTTCTAAATCCTGTACTAGTATTTATTTCTGCATCGATCTGAATCAGCATTCATCTTGAATGGTTTCttaaatggaataaataaagcagTGCGGGGTGCCTACTCTCTTTGCTGTCGCGGGAGAATCACAACCTCCTCTGTGACCTGCAGCTTCAATAATGAAGGAAATCTTTTCAACCTGTGGACAGACCCACGCTGAAGACTCCACCACGGTCCACTGGCTGATGTCAGCACATGCCTGGAGACAAGGGGGGAACTCAGAGGTCAGCGGAAGGTGCCTTATCAATTGGCCATTTGGCAGATGTGTTTTATATGTAGAAATAACTTTGCCCAGCTACTGGCCAATAAACTGCTCGGGCGGGTCACACTTCTGAAACATGGCGGTCTCAGTGACCTGCGCAGAAACGTTTCACAAACTCATGTGCAAATATAAATGTAGCGTCTTTCACCTTAACGCTTGCTTATTTAAATGTTGTGATGATACCTTGATTATCGCTGGTTCTAAAGACTTTACAGAGGAGTTGGGCCCAGGTGCGATACTACCCAGTCACTGACCTGAGGCTCTGTCAGATAGACGGTCTTGttccccagctggaggaagaccGTGTCTCCTTCAGAGGGGAGGGGGCTGCACAGGGGGGGCCCAGTCGAGGCTCTTCCAGAGGAACCggtgcagaggctgcagcagaagctgaggcTGCGGCTCTTGAGTTTGCATAGGCTGGTTCGGATCAGCGCCGAATAGCACTTGTGAAAACGCACCCACATGTAAACGTAACACAAggttattaacatttttaattagCATATGTCAACATGGCCATTATGGATATTTCCCCCCGCACCAGacgtattaaaaaaaataatgcctATGACCAATTCTGTCCTTAGACTTCTAATATTATTAATACTTTTCTCTTTCcggatcttcttcttctgctacgATGTAACAGCGTGTGCAGTAATAGCGCCtttctgccctctagtggtcactGTGCAGACTCGTGAAATTGGTGTCAATAATGACACGTTTTACGTCTTTTCTCGTAAATCAGACGGACAGATAGACGTGTTTAGATAGAGAAGGAATCCCACGGCGATGTTTATTCTACAGCCGACAGACCCCCTTAAATTGGGGATTCCTGCTGATCTTGGCGCCAAACCTGAAGGGGGCAGTACCCCAAAGAAACTTTGATCTGCCTCATCCACGTGGGACAGGACCAGAAGAATTTTTACGACAGTTGAAAACGAAGATGGCAGCAGCATGCCGGTCGTTCCCAGGATAACGGTCCGCTTTGGCTCAGCATGTCTTGCTAGGTGGGGACAGTCTGCAGCCAGGACAATGcgacagagacagcagagacatCCAACTTCCATACCCGCCATCGGCAGAGCCGAGTCTTTAAGAACGAGCACTGGGCTGGTCTCTGAACTTGgttcctgttttcctgttcaAGTGTCAAGAAATTCGAGCATGTCCTCCTCGATGTCCCAGAGACTGGTTTGGGTGGACCTGGAGGTAGGTCGCTGCTTCAAGTGGTCGGTGATGGTTTTCAGTTCTTATCGGTGGTAAATTCAATTAATGCACCAATCCGTGCATATGACACTGATGGCATGCGCATCGTCATTTAATTGTTGCTTATAATTCTGTTTCTATGTGTACTTAATTAACAGAAAGTTGGTTATTAGTGATGCTCTCAGCCTACATTTGTCAGCAATGTGTGCAACGTTGACAAAGGAATGTGCATCTTTACCTGTTGATACAGGCCTAAAGTGATCCTTGAATTCCAAAAAAGGCCAGATACATGAAGTTTtaatgtctgtgtctgtgtttttcagaTGACGGGTCTGGACATTGACAAAGACCAGATCATTGAAATGGCCTGTCTCATCACAGACTCCGACCTGAACATTCTGGCCGAGGTGATGCAAATATTCTATCATTTTGTGAGGTGACGATCTGTTACTTGTGTGTTGACACTGTGTGTCGTGATTAACAGGGTCCTAACCTGATCATTAACCAGCCGGACGAGCTGCTGGATGGGATGTCGGAGTGGTGTATAGAACATCACGGAAAGGTTAGCGGTCATTTTATCCACGGCCGTTTTGATCATTAGAATCTGGGGttaatttttaaagttttgtgtACACTAAAATCAGCCATGACATCACCAGCTGTTTTATTAACCCTCAGTTTTTACTTggctttgggaaaaaaaaactctgttTCTCCTTGGAATATGAGCAGTATGGTGTATGAGACCGTGCCAGAACAAAGAGTTTAATGTAATCCCCAGTGTGATGTGTCTTAGTCAGGACTGACCCAGGCTGTACGACACAGTAAAATCACCCTGGAACAAGCCGAGTACGAGTTCCTGTCCTTTGTCAGGCAGCACACCCCCCCAGGGCAGTGTCCCCTTgctggtgagcagcagcagaagtgaaATGATAGCGTTACTGGGTTGGTTTGTCTCCTCATGTTCCTCTTCCCCCAGGTAACTCTGTGCATGCAGACAAGAGGTTCCTGGAGAAGTACATGCCCCAGTTTATGTACCACCTCCACTACAGGATCGTTGATGTCAGCACTATCAAGGAGCTTTGCAGGCCAGTCCTCTGCCACTGTTGTGCCGGTTACTTAAAAGGCTTCACGTCCAAACTAAACCCATTCACACTTTTCACACTTGTCAGTCATTCTAATCCCTCTTTTGTTTTGACTTAATTAACTCCATTTTCTAGGGTGCCACGGTATTGATGAGGTACTTTTCAGGCTACGGTGCCAAAGTGTTATCGGCTCCAGCTGCCGTCATTGCAGCCCGGGTGATAAATGTAGAGGCAGGCCTGGAACTGTGGATACTAGAATGTTCCATTTACTTTATATAACTTTAATAACTATATATTGTCTCAGGAAGATTCACAGAACCAAGACTCCAAAGCTGCTAGAGCAGCTAACTCATATATGGACACGTGGTATATGGACTGAAGTCAGAAACTCACTATAGACCAGTGGTCTTcaacccagtcctacaaggCCAAGAATCCAGGAagggttttctgtcccatcaGGAGAACTGCTGCTTTCAGCGGGGACCCCTTCCCTTGGTTAAAGCCggggtaggacagaaaacctggctggagaGCAGGTCTAGTAGGACTGGGTTATCTTA is a window of Takifugu flavidus isolate HTHZ2018 chromosome 14, ASM371156v2, whole genome shotgun sequence DNA encoding:
- the hlcs gene encoding biotin--protein ligase, with the protein product MLITLCYVYMWVRFHKCYSALIRTSLCKLKSRSLSFCCSLCTGSSGRASTGPPLCSPLPSEGDTVFLQLGNKTVYLTEPQACADISQWTVVESSAWVCPQVEKISFIIEAAGHRGGCDSPATAKRVLKWSDYCLPLAYSPSQPFRVVAQTSLENFSLLGVAFIEDRLHLDDGLVPSKIVPVRLLEPSPSAVLEKQSQPASKTSEWPCGPLAGPCAAEPLPASLAADHRLPLCHKGRFLGQEANRRRGSAPVCSCQDLPGPVSDTEDRSLGTHHHMEGHGHHLHLSSCHECLELENSTILSVKYASVENIPDLPDDNSEVNSVGETEADHNVGGLFDHSRKPPNVLVYTAGSQERFQTVSRLLSECINMENNIIYHLLPQQVLTDPWAENTRLLVLAEEEPLTPQLQACFLTYLSKGGRVLGLASSLCPAGICLEGRQRPQKQIRTLAFTREDSVELELHLLASDKVYVRDIQGGGEVELWGELKSDVLHQRDMVIVRVTHEEDGGEAVLCQVHLEISPDSQQLASEGFNKLKVSNALRYEVLTEILTSLDISCKKTAVPPLSPVHLLATDQGAKASFLEWLKSRVDQNGLLTFSKASLRMVSGSELQAGSVRPDGQLALVVAADEPQELPHFCLETYSKNLKTDVLGHTLLYAEVATSTMDLLEGLTLHSPKDVGLIAIAAHQIQGRGRGRNAWLSPLGCAMFTVGLQVELSSRLGRRIPFLQHLAALAVVEAVRTLPGYEDIDLRVKWPNDIYYSNLIKLGGILVTSTLMGSTFHLLIGCGFNVTNSNPTVCINDLIQQHNLEHDGSLQPLSCAQLIARTVSCLETLISSFQQGGADAVLPAYYKRWLHSGTSVRLWSEDGLEAEVVGLDHNGFLQVFNKQQGVLSLEPDGNSFDMLKNLLVIKQH
- the smfn gene encoding small fragment nuclease — protein: MPVVPRITVRFGSACLARWGQSAARTMRQRQQRHPTSIPAIGRAESLRTSTGLVSELGSCFPVQVSRNSSMSSSMSQRLVWVDLEMTGLDIDKDQIIEMACLITDSDLNILAEGPNLIINQPDELLDGMSEWCIEHHGKSGLTQAVRHSKITLEQAEYEFLSFVRQHTPPGQCPLAGNSVHADKRFLEKYMPQFMYHLHYRIVDVSTIKELCRRWFPEEYKKVPHKQATHRALSDIKESIKELQFYKSSIFKEASGSEIVENGGSNKC